The following are encoded together in the Primulina tabacum isolate GXHZ01 chromosome 18, ASM2559414v2, whole genome shotgun sequence genome:
- the LOC142533948 gene encoding uncharacterized protein LOC142533948: MNEFLNCVEIIFATDENMQSTIANDELLKYKSKSGKFGRKMTVAAYEKVDVYHDFDSVGWWSNYGGDTPNLQKMAMRFLSLTSSSSGCKRNWSQFEGIHTKKRNRLETSRLNDLVYVKFNANLMKKKSKREMGGDLLLSSQDSEAQGWLVNDGDGR, encoded by the exons ATGAATGAGTTTTTGAATTGTGTTGAGATAATTTTTGCCACTGACGAGAACATGCAATCTACCATTGCTAATGATGAATTGCTGAAGTATAAGAGTAAATCTggaaaatttggaagaaaaatGACGGTCGCGGCATATGAGAAGGTGGATGTGTACCATGACTTTGACTCGG TTGGATGGTGGTCCAATTATGGTGGTGACACTCCAAACTTACAAAAAATGGCAATGAGATTTCTCTCTTTGACAAGTAGTTCATCGGGGTGCAAAAGAAATTGGAGTCAATTTGAAGGG ataCATACTAAGAAGAGGAATAGGCTTGAGACATCAAGATTGAATGATCTTGTATATGTCAAATTCAATGCTAATCTTATGAAGAAGAAGAGTAAAAGAGAAATGGGTGGAGATTTGCTTCTATCCTCTCAAGATAGTGAAGCTCAAGGTTGGCTTGTCAATGATGGTGATGGAAGATGA